The Theileria parva strain Muguga chromosome 1, complete sequence, whole genome shotgun sequence DNA window TCAAAAGAACTAGCTACAAATTCACTCCCGGTGGGGCTGTAGTCAACATCGGTCCTATAATCTATTATGGGTCATTAAATAACTTACACGGAGTTTACGAAGTCTTTATGGACTAAGAGAGCCCTTTCCAGCTTCCTCATGTCAAAAGTGTACAAATTGGAGTCCTCGTTTGCCACTGTGAAGTGGATTGGATTTTGGGGATTCCAGCACAAGGCATTCGATCTCAGCCTTAAAATGACCTTTCTTATGGGTGTATTGGCCCTTATATCATACAACCCTACCGAATTATCCGCACCCGTGGATCCAACCAAATTTACCTACAAATCTCTCAACCAAACTcattaatcaaattataattttattttgagCTATGCTCTAATCAGTACCGTTGTGGGATTAAACTTGACGCTATAAAGTGATTGGCATCCCCATTCAAATTTCATCACTGGAAGACTTCTATTTCCATCCCAAATATCCAAAACATCTCCTGCAGTTgctaaacacatttatttcAACGTTTCCACTTGCCTATCAGGTTATTGGCCCATTGGTGGTCAAGTCCGTTCAAAATACTTCCAGCTAGAAACACATTCGCAGCCTAAACAccacattaaaattatagaTCTAACTTTTgtgtcatttttatattgtGAAATTATATCATAATATGAATTATCTTCGGATTCCACTTCAATTTCTTCCAAATTCGCCTTGTCGGGAACACGCCAGCATTTTAAGTACTTATCAGTCCCACAAGAATATAACAACGTTCcatcattatttacacataaccctaaaacatttttactaAACCACAATATCCTTAAATATGTATTATTAccatactattactatattatattatacaattaactatatactgATAACTATATTCTGTTATGCCTGAAAGCGGTACCATTAACGAATCCGTCATGCTTCCCTAGAACTTTCCCCTTATTCTTCTTTAGTAAGTTCCACATCCGAACTTCACCTTTGCAACAACCGGTAAACAAATCagcctaaaataacaatgGAATGTAACATATAGTAATGATATTCTATATACTTTATCTATTTATGGtagtatatatatgtaaTACCAGCTGCGTTCTGCTAACTGCCATAGTATTAACAGAGTCTGTATGTCCTTCTAGTGCTGAAATAAGTGGTTTAGCAAACATTTTGCTCAATTTTGTCGCGATTAGTGCCCTCGTGTACTCTCTGGCCTAAAGaattcattatttaagaTGTTAAATTACCCTTGAAAAAGGATGAAGAGCCGGATCAGGGTTCCTCATAGGCATTGGCCGCCTGTTTGGGCCCTCAGGCACATAGTCAGATCTTCTTCTATGCAAAACGCGGACCTCCATTAAAACTAACGGAATCAAACAAAAATCATGGgcaaataaaataattaaattattttttcacaccaaattaaatttattcacagcgattttaatttatttacaactTGATTAATTAGggaatttaatttaaagaaatcaactaatttacgagaatattatttgtttaaattatttaattaatttaataaaatttactttatttaaagagattaaaaaataaatatcttaattaataataaatgaataCTGTAAGGGAAGATTTCAAGTGGAATTAGGTATGAATGGGAATTTTAGATGAATTTGAGGGCAAATTCCTGGATTAAATATTGTTCTGATTTAAACCAATAaaagaagataaaaatagcCAAAATCTCTCAACACTAACTTTTTACATTTCGCTGCTATTATATACTTCCTTCATATCAGAGAGTGTACCAAGTATAGATTTCGGTATGACATCGGAATTCTGCTAtctgtttaaattatttacataaatatggttggtaaaaaaataatttatctgAGTTTTgtctttaaaaaataataaatgggTCTGGTAAAAAGTTGTGTGAGTGTTCTGcattataaattgtaattCCACATGTAAATTCAGGGTTGTTGATGAGCGAAATTTACTGAGAATGCTAAGGGATAAATTGGGATAAAAGTGCGAAGGGTAGATGTGAAGAACGTTAATACACCCGTTTGCATATACGGGTATTAATTCTGCATAGGATTCCAACATCGGCGAGGCATTGGTGCACggtgtataattaacattcaacacattttaagatttaattataatttattttccagATTTAACCCTAGATTTAACTGCTTCAGAGGCAATTCGACACGAAGGTGTAAGTGACCTGAATCGTAACCGaaacttattttttcatcTTACACATCAGATCAGGATTTCTTATTTTAAGTAAAAAcaaacaaaattttatttgttcTGAACTTCCAATTTAATTCTTTAACTTTCTCAACtgatttaactttattcaCTGATTTAACCTCATTTGCTTTAATCCAGTTAtggtgttaaaaatgaactCAGCTTTAATCTTCTTCTTTCTCTTTTTCAAGGCTGCAGAGTCGCATAAATACCGAGTTAACTTTCTCGGACCCTCAAAAAAGTCTTCTTTCGTCGAAAAAAGCAATGTTGAAAGTATTTCATTACTCACACTACTACTCATACTACCActttatttactcaattattaatgggaaatacttagttatttcCACCAAAACCTACTTATACCACAGTATTTATGTAATTATTCACATATATAGCTGTTAAATTTGAGTTTAGAGTTGACTAAGGTCTTGAGAGAAGACTTGAATTCCAAGGTCGACGAAGTTGTTGATTTGATAGCAACTGATTTGGAACGTGAATTACTGAAAAATGGACTAACTAACCTTTCTCTTATGCAACAATCCGACGTCAAGGGTTTTGGTAGTAAGGCAAAGGAAATAATTAAGAAAACACTGGTTGGTGTCATGAGATCCTTGCTTCCGGTGTTTGAAAGATGGATCCACGACTCAGTTCAGCCTCCAGTTGTCGACAAACACGTCTACGGCGTCCTGATCCACCCAATTGGCTACAGAATCTGCGAACAAATCCACGAGAAGCTCAAAATCAGTGAGCCTAACCCATGGAAGGACGATGAAATAGAAGAAGAGGAGGAGCCAGAAGAGGAGCAAGATGAAGGAGATTCAGTATCCGACGAGGCTATTGATCAACTCTTAACCATGTAATCTCATTTATACTCTTTTCACACTATATACACTGATTTTATCCATTGTAGTGTAGCATTGTGTTTATAAccctaaatttaatatcacaaattttaattttattaattttaatatttgtaaaaagcaaataatatttgacaaaaaattttgaaacatttaaatttgtcaataatttgtatatcGCATTAGAATTTGTTAGATTATAATGACTACTGCTTCTTGTGTTTTCGAGGACCGTTTCCTCGTAAGGTCCATTGACAATTCTAAATTTGAACGTGTTTCAAGACTAAGTGCTAAAAGTACCGGTTTCGATGCCGAATTACTTCTCGATTTCAATTCCGACCTTCTTCAAGTTTATAATAAACAAGTAAACTTATACCTAATCCAATTTTAGCtcaattttattcttaatttcacaattttttaacaaaattttaagttaattttaaaataattttcaggTATTgcatattttaattacgAATTCGCTTCTGCCTAGTGGTTCTGATGTGAATTTAAGCGAGTCAGTTGACATTCCCAGTCTTTTGGGCGACTATGAGTACGCAATGTACGGTAAAATCTTCAAATTTGAAGAAGTTTCTTCAGAAACCAGgtactattaattatttatagtatttaacatctttttattatttataaatttataaccTACACCTAATAAACCGTAAACTAGTTATAAGTCTACAAACTCTATTAATGAGTGATTAGAACTATATATGCATCATTTGGCGGTTTACTGATGTCGTTAACAGCTGATAAACAGGTTGTGGCGGACCTTGATTTGGATATGAAAATATACCTGTTAGTCCGAAGAATCTCATCTAATCGCTAATATGCCAATTTAATGTATCTTTTAAGTCTACTTACTACTCTTATAATAGATGtaaatactatattaaCATATATTTTGTCCTTTGGACTAGATTACGGTGTTAAAACCTGACTTAACCGTTCTTGAAGATAAGGATGGCCATCTTACCGAGGTAAAAGTAGATGAAGCACTGCTTCTCGTGAGTGACGTAGGAGCCGAAGTTCTTTCCGACAATGCAATGCCATGTTGGCTCGTAGGTCTTGTCGAACTCCTTCTTGATGTGTCCTGCAATGTCCTTTTCTACCTCGAACTTTGTTATGGCGTCAACGGCAACTTTGAGTGCGAAGGTCTTGGTGGTTTCGTCCATGTCGACGTTCTTGATGACCGCGTCTGCTACGGTGGGTTTAGCGTCGTTTCTGAGTGTTGccattttatttactttcGGTGATTTAATGTAGGAATTTATGTTACAGGTGATTGTGTTTGAAAAGCGTGATGTGTAGATATTTTACAGGAGCTGAAGTCggaaaattgaaaaatgttttttaaaaataaattattagtgaACGAAAAATTTGTAATCGAATTTTTAGATCTTTTCACGTCTCGCAACATCACCACTACACCTACACATCCATCAACCACTCACATCCATAAATACGGCTCtaaatttatcactaaataaatatatataaatatataaatatattagtatataaatgaCGATTATGTTCTCCAGTTTCCTTCATCATCGCTTGGTGTTTTTACGGATTTTTTAGAGAAGCTTTTGAAAAGTTTACTCGTTGTCTTCTTTATATCGCTGCGCCAATTTGAGTCATCTGTGGTCTGACGGTTAATCTCCTTTACTGCTGGCTTATCCGGGTCTCCGTATGTAGAGTTTGCGTTTTCCACCTTATTGTCGGCCCTGGTCACTTCTGCTCTTGTCAAATCTGAGTCATTTCTGGCCAAATTTCTGTTAAAGGGATCATGTCTCGAGAATCCTGAGCTTCCTTGACCTTGATGTGCGTTGCTATATTCTCTTCTTCTATTCTGGTTTCTCTCCATCACCGCGTTATCTCTCATCACATTATTTCTTACGGTTAAATTATCTCTCATTGAGGTGTCTCTTACTGATGCATCTCTGACAGATGAATCCCTAATTGACATATCTCTTACCGAtgagttatttaaatctCTGGTCATGCCTTTTTGGTAATTTCTACCAACATCTTTATTTACAGAGTTACTGAAACCATATCCTGAGTTGACTGTGACTGTATTATTGGTTGCTGCGAGCCTTCTTTCAATTTCTAATTGTTTTTGTCTCTGTATTTCAGCAATTTCATCTAATCTTTGCCTATGGAGTTCCTGCTCTCTCCTCTTTCTCAATTCCTCCTCCTTACGCTTCTGTTCCAACCTCAACTCCTCTTCTTTACGTTTTTGCTCCAGTCTCAACTGTTCTTCCTTACGTTTCTGCTCCAACCTTAATTGTTCCTGGTTATATCTCATTTTAGCTCTAGCTATTTTCTCCTCAACCAGCATCTTCTTGAAACGTGCGTTTTGTGCGTCAACCTTAGACTGATGTTCTTTCTTTCTGGACTGGAGTTGCTTCTCTACCCACTGCTGTTTTTCTGCTTCAAAGGACttgaataatattttttcttGCCTCATCGCTTCTGCATTCTGCTTATACTTGTCTTCACGACTTTTCTGTACTTCTAACAATAATGCGGTATCTCTCTTCACCAGATCTTCCAAATATGCGTCATACAACTGCTTATCTGCTTCCCTAACGGCTCTAAGAAAGTGTTCAACTTTCCTAACTTCATTTCTTCTCTGCTTCTGAAGTTCCTGGCGTTCTCTAACCATGTGTTCTTCCTGAGCCTTCTCAAGGTCTTCACACTCCAACAAGCCTTCAATCAGGTCATCTACTGTAAACTCGTCCAGACCCTTGCCCTTTATATAAATCTTACTACTTGACgataaacataatttacgGAGCTCCTAAAAACATGTTATACAAATgcaatagtatattaatgtggtaatagtatattataatattataagtATGCAATATTGTATAcaaaatactataaaattccaatattacatataattatactcCAATACATATTATCTAATAATATAGAACAGTGTATAAAATACCTGTAACATTTGATTGGCGATATCGCTTTTGATCTTATAGCGTTCGTCCTTTTTGCGTTGGAGTTCAAGTTGTCTGAGGGCTTCTTCTCTTCTCTCCTTTTCAGCCTTTTCTTCGTTAATTTTCTGCTGGAGTTCCTGCTTTTTCCTCTCCTCCTCTACGCGCATCTGCTCCTCCTGGTGCTCCTGCCTACGCTGGTAAATCTCGCTCGTGCGCTTCATTAGACGTGAACGCTCCTTCTCAATTGAGTTTTTCATTGAGACAAGTTGTAGTCTGCGTTGTTCTGCACTCTTGTTAACGTCTGTTGGGCTCAAAATCGTGATCGCGTAGTACAAATTCTTACCCAAATCCGTCAACTGATGTCTGATTGAGGCAATAGAGTCAGAATTAACTGACGAGGAGTTAAAGTAGAGAACTTTGTTAGTGTAGTCAAAACGAACATGACACAAACCTTTGTGGACCAACTCCACTATCTCCTTCTCTGCGTAGTCCCAAGTGTAAAATTCGGGCGGACAAATCGTTTTCGTAAAGAAATCAATGGTCATTGATGCATACACTTTCGATAATCGTGTCAAAACTTTATGAAACACTACACTTTTAACCTTTTCATAATACCTAGCTAAGTCCTCTTTATAAGTGTTGGGCAAAGTAGTAGTAGGTTTGTTAGGTTCAGCGCCGGTTTTAGCTTCATCAGTTTTTGTTTCACCTTCTTTAGAGTCTGTTGAATCTTTCTCTACATTATCACTATTTGGTTCATTGAGTATTAAAACAAGTTGCTGGCATAGTTTCATGgaattatcattttcaacaagATCATATAACTTTTGTACATTTTTATGTGCTAGTGGCAGTACGTTTTTAAGTGCCAAAGAGTAATGTAGTGTTTCCTTAGTTGGTATAGTGTTATATCCTAGAAGAGTTGACATTCTTTTCTGCATTTCATAGACTGCAGTTGAGGAGGCGGTTGATGAGGACGGACTGAGTGAATGGTTTGGGACTGAAAGAACGGCTAGAACACACTTTGAGCATAGATACGTAATTTCCTCCTCAGTGACCTTCTTCTTATACATCCGAATGTGCATAACATAGCGAAGAACTGCGAGTGCGTGGAATAGTAACAGGTCTGAGACCCAGAAAATCAGGGCCAGTTTTTCATAGAAAATTGCAAGCCACTTTAGAAGCTTCTCCTTCTGCTGACCAAGTACTGAGACTGAGCCCTGGAAAGTCTTGGTAATGTAATCTCTAATACCCAAAGTGTACAGATCTTCAACAGTGTTAAAGGCTTCTTTCCACATGCCTAGTTCACAGGCCGATATTAGCTGATTTATCCTGGTCTCAATATGAAGTTCAGGCTTTAGCATACACTCCATTTCAGGCTTGTTTTGTACCTTTAGTAAGAATGCATAATGGCCTCGCATAACGTCGCAAAGGCGCTTAAACTCTACCAAACGGCTGTTTTCTCTGCAAAAAGTTATTGCCTTCCTTGCAGTCTCGTGGTAAACCTTCTCGAGCTTAGGTGTAGCTCTAGTTATGTCCAGGATCATCTTGTAAATCTCCCACAGGAAGCGGTACACGTCGTGAAGTGTTTTACTGTGAGGGTCCCTCATCTCGACTTGCAAAGTGCTTGCCATCAAACCCTCAGGAGTCTCGTCATATTCCATGCCGTCCTCCACTATTCCACTGGTAAACTGTGTTGGTGACTTTCCGGTGTAAGAGGCTGGCAACTTTGACTTTACGTTTACAAGTCTGCTTTCGGCCCTATCCAGCAACTCCACTATAACCTTGCCCAAAGAGGCCACGTTAGCATGCTGCGATATCAGACGGTACTGATGTAGTCCATCTCTAGCCATCCTGAGTTTGTCCTGGTCTATACACAGCGCAACATACTCAAGCATGATTTGCTCCTGGACCATATCCCAGCCCTGGATGCGGAAAAACCTGTGGCCGATTGCTGAGTGTAAAATCACCAACGCCTCATCACTCTGGCCTATCGCACGCAGCTCTGCCGCCCTTTTCAGGGCATTTTCTGGCTTCTGGAAATTATGCATCTTTTAACATAATCATAATCTATTCACTATCCTGTTTTCACTTATACTATCCAAATATTGGTTAGTATTATGAAGCagttttataatataatcaGATTTTTGAGttattgtaaaaaagtagacgatttttaaaaagttgGAATTAGAGAAAATAATCCTGgattgaaaaataatctGAAAATCGGGAATAAAACTTGAAAAAGAAGAATATAATTCAAAAATGTATAGATTCCtttgttaaaatacaaaattaataatacgATGTGATAAATTTCTGAGTCAACCTTCCACGATTGTATTACAGCGTAAACACTGGAATTTATCCTTAACTTTATTAGCTTAtcttatataatttttagtttaGAGGTAGAAAATCcacaataaaaataattcaaatGTGGATTCCTTTGAAAAAGGGTTTGTAATTTATCGACTCTGATTGGGTTAAATGGGGACTGGCTcttttgtatatattataaaaactCCAATCGTTCTATATTACTCACACATTATAGAACATATTCTTCCAACTAGACATTGGTTTCCtctttttttaattaaaattaatttaatccCTTTTGCCTTTTacttttaacactaaaattatcaattgttttctttttacatttttgaTTATCACCATACTAATTATCCTAACTTATACACTCTATTACTATCTATTACACCAAACAAATTGATATATATTTAGCAACATACCACAGAATTAACAATGAAATGTCATAACCTCCTGGGTGTTTGTGTAATTTCAGGATAATTTTCATAGctttatttaacatataattttttattaatgtttatTATGATTTATTTGTAGAATGTTTTGTTTACATTTCATATCTTCCCAATTTATGTCACGAGTTGATTTGacatatttacactatttattaattttaacaaatcgcatttttatttataatagtTTTGAATAATAGTGAAAATGGTTGGAGACGAGGATTTTCCCAGATCTGATTTGAAAGATGGAGTTAAAACTTTGGATATAAAAAAGAAGTCACTTTTATCCAAATTCCAAAAGAATAAAACCAACAAACCATCTAAGaaagatgaagaagatatTAGTGAGGGGATTTTTGGCTCAAACTGCTCAGATGATGTAAAATTACCCACTTTGGATTCCTTTACTCCCGGGACACTTGTTTTGGGCTCTGTAGCCTTAGTTTGTCCCTATGGTCTAAGGATTCACCtacttaataatattgttggTTTTGCTAAATACACTGATCTTTTTGATTCAGCTGATTCTAGTTCAAACAACAGTAATTTGGGTCATGATCGTGATAATAAGTTAAATTCTCCCTTCAAAGTCGGCTCCACAGTAATTTGTTACGTTTTAAAGGTTAATTACAGTTATTTATCACTTAGTCTAAAGCCTTCTCTTATCAATAGGGATTTGAGGGTTGATAATATGTACCCAGGGCTGGTTTTACCGGCAACCGTAGTATCACAAGAAGATCACGGCCTTtcaattaaatttaacacattaagCACCTTGAATGGGTTCGTAAAGTACGATGAGCAAGGTAGAGAATcggttaaaaatattttgaagACGAATTATCCCATAAACTCGACTGTGTATGTATCAGTGGTGACAGTAAACAGTGAAAGGGAATTTGTTAAGTGTCAGTGGCCCTGGCATTACAAGACCCCAGCTAACACTGATACTAGTCTAGTGTTTGATATGCTAAAACCAGGACTTCTATTAACAGCAGAAGTTTTAAATGTCCACAGTTTACCATTAGAGGCATCCAACAAGTCCATTTTTGCAGGTTACACTGTCAAATGCCTCGGATCAATTAAGGCCCCAATATCTTCATTACACTCAATCACTCACGATATTCTCTCAAATGAAGTTGAAATGGAAGATTTGTATAGTTTGGTAGGGGAAATGGTAGAGTGTAGGATAATATACGTAGATTTTGAAAGTAAAAAACTCTACCTCTCAATGCAATCCCAGATACTTAGATGGAGAGGACCGTTAGGTCAAGCCTTTAAACCTATCCCTAACAAGATTATCAAATGTAAAATCATACAATGCTTCAGCTCTGGATTTTTACTGGAATCTATTCCTCCCGCTGGTGACGATATTAATAACGCAGATAAGAGAGTTTTACACTGTTATTGCGCTATTGGTGATGTGTTGGATGATAAATCATTGACAGAGGAAACAATATTTTCGTCGAACAAATATTCTGTAGGATCAGAGCATGAGTGCAGAGTGATAGAATTTGACCACTTTACAAGGCTAACTAGGGTATCGTTGAAGAGTTCACTGATTAGCGAAGACTATGTGACTCCATTTGAATTGTCAGCTTCAGACATTGTGACGGGCAAAATTATAAACCTTGTCAATACCGGTGCGATAGTACAGATTTCAAGTTTAGTATTCGGAAAAGTACCTCTCGGTCACCTCACTCAATTTCCTGTGTCGAAATTACCAGAAGGTTTTAAGGTAGGAAAGAATCTTAAGCTCAGAGTACTTAAGTTCGACCACCCACATAATAAACTTATTCTAACAGCTAAATGGCTGATGGTGGATGACACAGATCCTGTGGTTAAATTTGACCAACTACACGTTGGAAAACAATTAATAGGATACGTGACCACCTCAAACGatacattatatacaatCAGTCACTTGGATTCTGAATCTACACATTCAGATGAACTTGGAGATCTAAAAGATACTAAAAGTCAGCAAAAgatttatgtaaaattctATAATGAGTTGAAAACAGTGTTGAGTTCAGAGGAAGTGAAGAAGGCGAAGGAGTTATCTGTTGATTTAAAAACAGACTCGGTTGTAAAATGTGCAGTTACGAGAGTTGATAGAGATAAGAAGGTCTTTTCAGTGACCATAGATGagataaaaatatcaaaattacTTGAAAACAAGGATACCACTAAGAAACCGAGGCGAGAAAAGAGAAAACTACTCTGTAAAGAAATTTTCAAGGATTATAAAACTAAAAAGAAACTCAAGACTAAATAATTCTTACttttatattacataaCTACATACACtatcattaatttacactGTTTTGATTAGTTGTGTAGCAggtttattaataatttatttaatatttattattttttaaatcgcaaaaagttttaaaaatgggtGATGAAAACCCTTTAATCGCAGTAAAAAATGATCATAAAGGTAAAAATTCGGGTCgaaataaaatgaaaaataaaattccCGACcgaaataaaaaaataaataaaaaatcgCAATTAAACGGAAAGAatccaaatttatcaaatgaaaaagttaataataagGAGGAAAAGGATGGTAAACCTAGGAATAAAAAGGACAAAAAGGGAATTAACCTGAATATCGACTCAAAATTAGAGgtaaatactatttatatgaaataaattaattttagtatgAAAATGAGATTAAAATCCGTGAATTGGAGGATCGAATCGCAGATAAGGAGTGGATGAGGAATCCCAACTCTGTAATGGATTTCGAAAGACTAGTGGTAACAAATGCACGTTCCTCAGCCGTGTGGATAGCATATATGGCCTTTTACATTAACTCAGGTGATATAGAAATGGCCAGAAAAACTGTTAAAAGAGGACTTAAGGCCATAGATTTCAGGGAAATGGTTGAGAAAATGAACCTTTGGGTTGCATATCTAAACATGGAATGTATATACGGAAATAACGTTATGGAGATATTCAATCAGTAACTTTTATTTCAAAGTTATATACACTGTAATTATAGTTAttctataattttttagggCAACCCAGTATAATGATAGTAAATCAATTCACCTGAAGATGATAAACATTTTCGTTAATAATAATCAGCTTGATAAGGCCAAGGAGATTTGCGAAAAGgcaataaaaaaatttcaCAAGTCCAAAAAGGTTTTAGTTTGAGCATTTTAATAACATATTGTAGGTTTGGTTGGCTTACCTTAGATTATTGTATGAGAATATGAAGGATTTTGAAGCTGGAAGGCAACTCCATAAAACATGTATCACTAGAATACCTGAAAAGAAGAGAATTAATATCACATCATCAACAGCCTTATTAGAATACAAACACGGATCTCCAGAAATGTAAGTCAAATTACGCTTCAACCAACATTATATACGATCAAATACACTATAACAGTTGATTTAGGGGTAAGATGTACTTTGAGAATATATTATTGGATAATCCTAAACGAATGGATATATGGAACCAATATTTGACGGCACATATTAAGTTAAATATGGACGAATCCAAAACACAGAAATCTGAAGGCTTAAAGAACGTTAGAAACCTGTTCGACAGAGCAATTACCCTTGACCTTAAGCCAAAAAAGATGAAAATCATATTCtcaaagtattttacattcaatttattttacacattgtaATTGGTTAAGGATATAGTAATCTTGTATTTAGGTGGTTGGAATTTGAATGTGCATACGGAACCGAGAAATCCAAGGAATCCGTACAGAAAAAAGCTCTAAAATATGTAGAATATATCGAAAAAAAGTTAAGTAActgaaataattttttaacaccaTAATTCATCAATATTCACATAAgcttattatttacactattattcCTGGTTTTAgtatacatattttaattaatgggattagataaattttatcgcatgtttaaattaatataagtCTGTTAGTTTGTAGAA harbors:
- the DCAF13 gene encoding DDB1- and CUL4-associated factor 13, giving the protein MEVRVLHRRRSDYVPEGPNRRPMPMRNPDPALHPFSRAREYTRALIATKLSKMFAKPLISALEGHTDSVNTMAVSRTQLADLFTGCCKGEVRMWNLLKKNKGKVLGKHDGFVNGLCVNNDGTLLYSCGTDKYLKCWRVPDKANLEEIEVESEDNSYYDIISQYKNDTKAANVFLAGSILNGLDHQWANNLIGKWKPTAGDVLDIWDGNRSLPVMKFEWGCQSLYSVKFNPTTVNLVGSTGADNSVGLYDIRANTPIRKVILRLRSNALCWNPQNPIHFTVANEDSNLYTFDMRKLERALLVHKDFVNSVTDVDYSPTGSEFVASSFDKCVRLFTMEGRSRDVYSNRRMQNVLCCRFSLDGKFVCSGSSDMCVRIWKANASEPLGPRPPRERRSLDYRNKLMEKYKALPEIKRIQRHHHVPALILKQKKLQQEKSAAKRRREINRALFSKDGTVTQEKEKPILNQLD
- the polr2h gene encoding RNA polymerase Rpb8 family protein, with protein sequence MTTASCVFEDRFLVRSIDNSKFERVSRLSAKSTGFDAELLLDFNSDLLQVYNKQVLHILITNSLLPSGSDVNLSESVDIPSLLGDYEYAMYGKIFKFEEVSSETRTIYASFGGLLMSLTADKQVVADLDLDMKIYLLVRRISSNR
- the Dynll1 gene encoding Dynein light chain 1; this encodes MATLRNDAKPTVADAVIKNVDMDETTKTFALKVAVDAITKFEVEKDIAGHIKKEFDKTYEPTWHCIVGKNFGSYVTHEKQCFIYFYLGKMAILIFKNG
- the TIF3A1 gene encoding PCI domain protein translates to MHNFQKPENALKRAAELRAIGQSDEALVILHSAIGHRFFRIQGWDMVQEQIMLEYVALCIDQDKLRMARDGLHQYRLISQHANVASLGKVIVELLDRAESRLVNVKSKLPASYTGKSPTQFTSGIVEDGMEYDETPEGLMASTLQVEMRDPHSKTLHDVYRFLWEIYKMILDITRATPKLEKVYHETARKAITFCRENSRLVEFKRLCDVMRGHYAFLLKVQNKPEMECMLKPELHIETRINQLISACELGMWKEAFNTVEDLYTLGIRDYITKTFQGSVSVLGQQKEKLLKWLAIFYEKLALIFWVSDLLLFHALAVLRYVMHIRMYKKKVTEEEITYLCSKCVLAVLSVPNHSLSPSSSTASSTAVYEMQKRMSTLLGYNTIPTKETLHYSLALKNVLPLAHKNVQKLYDLVENDNSMKLCQQLVLILNEPNSDNVEKDSTDSKEGETKTDEAKTGAEPNKPTTTLPNTYKEDLARYYEKVKSVVFHKVLTRLSKVYASMTIDFFTKTICPPEFYTWDYAEKEIVELVHKGLCHVRFDYTNKVLYFNSSSVNSDSIASIRHQLTDLGKNLYYAITILSPTDVNKSAEQRRLQLVSMKNSIEKERSRLMKRTSEIYQRRQEHQEEQMRVEEERKKQELQQKINEEKAEKERREEALRQLELQRKKDERYKIKSDIANQMLQELRKLCLSSSSKIYIKGKGLDEFTVDDLIEGLLECEDLEKAQEEHMVRERQELQKQRRNEVRKVEHFLRAVREADKQLYDAYLEDLVKRDTALLLEVQKSREDKYKQNAEAMRQEKILFKSFEAEKQQWVEKQLQSRKKEHQSKVDAQNARFKKMLVEEKIARAKMRYNQEQLRLEQKRKEEQLRLEQKRKEEELRLEQKRKEEELRKRREQELHRQRLDEIAEIQRQKQLEIERRLAATNNTVTVNSGYGFSNSVNKDVGRNYQKGMTRDLNNSSVRDMSIRDSSVRDASVRDTSMRDNLTVRNNVMRDNAVMERNQNRRREYSNAHQGQGSSGFSRHDPFNRNLARNDSDLTRAEVTRADNKVENANSTYGDPDKPAVKEINRQTTDDSNWRSDIKKTTSKLFKSFSKKSVKTPSDDEGNWRT
- a CDS encoding S1 RNA binding domain protein; protein product: MVGDEDFPRSDLKDGVKTLDIKKKSLLSKFQKNKTNKPSKKDEEDISEGIFGSNCSDDVKLPTLDSFTPGTLVLGSVALVCPYGLRIHLLNNIVGFAKYTDLFDSADSSSNNSNLGHDRDNKLNSPFKVGSTVICYVLKVNYSYLSLSLKPSLINRDLRVDNMYPGLVLPATVVSQEDHGLSIKFNTLSTLNGFVKYDEQGRESVKNILKTNYPINSTVYVSVVTVNSEREFVKCQWPWHYKTPANTDTSLVFDMLKPGLLLTAEVLNVHSLPLEASNKSIFAGYTVKCLGSIKAPISSLHSITHDILSNEVEMEDLYSLVGEMVECRIIYVDFESKKLYLSMQSQILRWRGPLGQAFKPIPNKIIKCKIIQCFSSGFLLESIPPAGDDINNADKRVLHCYCAIGDVLDDKSLTEETIFSSNKYSVGSEHECRVIEFDHFTRLTRVSLKSSLISEDYVTPFELSASDIVTGKIINLVNTGAIVQISSLVFGKVPLGHLTQFPVSKLPEGFKVGKNLKLRVLKFDHPHNKLILTAKWLMVDDTDPVVKFDQLHVGKQLIGYVTTSNDTLYTISHLDSESTHSDELGDLKDTKSQQKIYVKFYNELKTVLSSEEVKKAKELSVDLKTDSVVKCAVTRVDRDKKVFSVTIDEIKISKLLENKDTTKKPRREKRKLLCKEIFKDYKTKKKLKTK